A single genomic interval of Zunongwangia sp. HGR-M22 harbors:
- a CDS encoding protein-disulfide reductase DsbD family protein, with protein MKLVIASILLFFSTFSQAQIYDPVSFETDVEKVNENQYALIINATIEPGWHLYSQDVPSGGPIPTSFQFSSNDSYALKGKVVEPAGHVIDDPIFEMEIKYFSDEATFKQIIERKSQDAFQINASVEFMVCNDESCLPPTQKNVVFKFSKLNNSEAAPAADLEEEPDNKENVNESEKSVEQDKESVEEDISPQVSGDMVDAVSKTDESDADVKKDITKNDDEIEESESSESLWSIFILSFLGGFAALLTPCVFPMIPMTVSFFTKQSKSRASGIRNAIFYGLFIIVIYVILGSVVTGIFGADALNALSTNVWFNVIFFILLIFFAFSFLGAFEIMLPNSWANKIDSQADRGGIVGIFFMALALAIVSFSCTGPIVGTLLVEAASKGGIAPIVGMLGFSTAIALPFALFAAFPGWLNSLPKSGGWLNTVKVVLGFLELALAFKFLSNADLVLQLHLLERETFLAIWIAVFAGLALYLFGKITLPHDSPLPHISVGRLTLGLLTLAFVVYLIPGLWGAPLQWISGFPPPMQYSESPYGVGNSKGSVSGPAEELPPNAELGPLDIVMFKDYEEGMAYAKSQHKPVMLDFTGYACVNCRKMEERVWPDPQVSQILKNDVVLISLYVDDKKELPEEEKYVSETTGKEIETIGNKWSDFQIKNYKANAQPYYVLIDNEGNNLNKPTAYDPDIESYLGWLQEGLQNYK; from the coding sequence ATGAAACTAGTTATTGCCAGTATCCTTCTATTTTTTTCAACATTCTCACAGGCTCAAATTTATGATCCTGTATCTTTTGAAACTGATGTTGAAAAAGTAAACGAAAATCAGTACGCCTTAATCATCAATGCAACCATAGAACCCGGTTGGCATTTATATTCGCAAGACGTACCTTCTGGTGGTCCTATTCCTACTTCATTTCAGTTTTCATCTAATGATAGCTATGCTCTAAAAGGCAAAGTTGTAGAGCCAGCAGGTCATGTTATAGATGATCCTATTTTTGAAATGGAAATTAAATATTTTTCAGATGAAGCAACTTTTAAGCAAATTATAGAACGGAAATCTCAAGATGCTTTTCAAATAAATGCTTCGGTAGAATTTATGGTTTGTAACGATGAAAGTTGTTTGCCACCTACACAGAAAAATGTAGTATTCAAATTTTCTAAACTGAATAATTCGGAAGCCGCTCCCGCTGCAGATTTAGAGGAAGAACCCGATAACAAAGAAAATGTAAACGAGTCTGAAAAATCTGTAGAACAAGATAAAGAATCCGTTGAAGAAGATATTAGTCCGCAGGTTTCTGGAGATATGGTTGATGCTGTTTCCAAAACTGATGAAAGTGATGCAGATGTTAAAAAAGATATCACTAAAAATGATGATGAAATTGAAGAAAGCGAGAGTTCAGAAAGTCTTTGGTCCATTTTTATACTAAGTTTTTTAGGTGGTTTTGCAGCTTTACTTACCCCATGTGTTTTCCCTATGATTCCTATGACGGTAAGCTTTTTTACCAAACAAAGTAAAAGTCGTGCTTCCGGAATTAGAAATGCCATTTTTTATGGGCTATTTATTATCGTGATTTATGTGATTTTGGGCTCTGTAGTAACCGGTATTTTTGGCGCAGATGCGCTTAATGCCTTGTCTACAAATGTATGGTTCAATGTGATATTCTTTATTTTATTGATCTTTTTTGCTTTTTCATTTTTGGGAGCCTTCGAGATCATGTTACCAAATTCTTGGGCTAATAAAATTGATTCGCAAGCCGATCGTGGTGGGATTGTAGGTATATTTTTTATGGCGTTGGCATTAGCTATTGTTTCTTTCTCCTGTACAGGCCCTATCGTAGGTACTTTACTTGTAGAAGCAGCATCTAAAGGAGGTATTGCACCTATTGTAGGAATGCTTGGCTTTTCAACCGCAATAGCATTGCCATTTGCTTTATTTGCAGCATTCCCAGGTTGGTTAAATTCGCTCCCAAAATCTGGTGGATGGCTAAATACAGTAAAAGTAGTATTAGGATTTTTAGAGCTTGCACTAGCATTTAAATTTTTAAGTAATGCCGATTTGGTTTTGCAACTTCATTTGTTAGAACGAGAAACATTTTTAGCGATCTGGATTGCAGTATTTGCCGGACTTGCATTATACTTATTCGGGAAAATTACATTGCCACATGATAGTCCTTTACCGCATATCTCCGTAGGAAGGTTAACTTTAGGATTATTGACATTAGCTTTTGTAGTTTATCTAATTCCGGGGCTTTGGGGCGCTCCATTGCAATGGATTAGTGGTTTCCCTCCACCAATGCAGTATAGCGAATCTCCGTACGGTGTAGGAAATAGCAAAGGAAGTGTTAGTGGTCCAGCCGAAGAACTTCCTCCTAATGCCGAGCTTGGTCCTTTAGACATCGTTATGTTTAAGGATTATGAAGAAGGAATGGCTTATGCTAAAAGTCAGCACAAACCGGTGATGTTGGATTTTACGGGTTACGCTTGCGTTAATTGTCGTAAAATGGAAGAACGCGTTTGGCCAGATCCTCAGGTAAGCCAAATCCTTAAAAACGATGTGGTGCTAATTTCGCTATATGTTGATGATAAAAAAGAATTGCCTGAAGAAGAAAAATATGTTTCTGAAACGACAGGTAAAGAAATTGAAACTATAGGAAATAAGTGGAGTGATTTTCAGATAAAAAATTATAAAGCCAATGCTCAACCTTATTATGTGTTGATTGATAATGAAGGGAACAACTTAAATAAACCAACGGCTTACGATCCAGATATAGAATCTTATTTGGGATGGTTACAAGAAGGTTTGCAGAATTATAAGTAA
- a CDS encoding alpha/beta hydrolase family protein → MLKVKQLVIFSIFCISAFGHSQQLWQGQYNSKRLLLEKVIISDGPDSIFLSSPEHMYKKLPLQQEKKGDSLFLMNQNYNIRLKIKTILGDLSQDSLVANYVDYTGIHPVNFIKTDSLQPLSFPQHPKGKLPYINKEVTFYSEKTDITYGGTLVLPKHTNHYPLVFLLNGSGQQDRNYTYAGHQFFTVLADALAKKGIASFRIDDRGIGETTGDFENATIEDFVLDLEAANSFIKSQENIDHSFMGIIGHSEGGVVASIAASRDKEFKFMLSLSGVGVTGLKILNLQNTAILKSMNIEDSLIDHYMELYNSLFKTVYNHHEADNLKLKLEQAVNNWMQDKDGDLLQSMGLADGREKNLIYRFHKEAKKDAYQYMIRYNPKEYLPKIEIPVMVLNGAKDVQVPAEENIAGFRKYLSKSTNFASKIYPNLNHMYQHCHSCTTSEQSELEEVFAPEVLADITKWIHSVDQTK, encoded by the coding sequence ATGCTTAAAGTAAAGCAACTTGTAATTTTTTCAATTTTTTGTATTTCAGCTTTTGGCCATTCTCAACAACTATGGCAGGGGCAGTATAATTCAAAAAGGCTTTTATTAGAAAAAGTAATAATTTCAGATGGCCCAGACTCAATTTTTTTAAGTAGTCCAGAGCATATGTATAAAAAACTCCCCCTTCAACAAGAAAAGAAGGGGGATTCTTTATTTTTAATGAACCAAAATTATAATATCCGTCTCAAAATCAAGACGATATTGGGGGATTTAAGCCAGGATTCTTTAGTCGCTAATTATGTCGATTATACCGGGATTCATCCAGTAAATTTCATTAAAACCGATAGTTTACAGCCGCTTAGTTTTCCACAGCATCCCAAAGGAAAATTGCCTTATATCAATAAAGAAGTAACATTTTATAGTGAGAAAACAGATATAACTTATGGTGGAACTTTAGTATTACCTAAACATACAAATCATTATCCATTAGTTTTTTTATTGAATGGAAGTGGACAGCAAGATAGAAATTACACCTATGCCGGGCATCAGTTTTTTACCGTGCTGGCGGATGCTTTGGCCAAAAAAGGCATAGCTTCTTTTAGAATCGACGATCGTGGAATTGGAGAAACTACCGGCGATTTTGAGAATGCAACAATTGAAGATTTTGTATTGGATCTTGAAGCCGCAAATTCGTTTATAAAATCTCAGGAAAATATAGATCACTCCTTTATGGGAATAATAGGACATAGTGAAGGTGGAGTAGTGGCTTCTATAGCAGCTTCCAGAGATAAAGAATTTAAGTTTATGCTGAGTCTCTCTGGTGTGGGCGTTACAGGATTAAAAATTTTGAATCTCCAGAACACAGCGATTTTAAAATCTATGAATATTGAAGACTCCCTGATAGATCATTACATGGAATTGTATAATTCTTTATTTAAAACGGTTTATAATCATCATGAAGCAGATAATTTAAAACTGAAGTTAGAACAGGCGGTCAATAATTGGATGCAGGATAAAGATGGAGATTTACTACAAAGTATGGGATTGGCTGATGGACGAGAAAAAAATTTGATCTATAGATTTCACAAGGAAGCAAAAAAAGATGCATATCAATACATGATTCGTTATAATCCTAAAGAATATTTGCCTAAAATTGAAATTCCTGTAATGGTTTTAAATGGAGCTAAGGATGTGCAGGTTCCTGCCGAAGAAAATATCGCCGGATTCCGGAAATATCTTTCAAAATCCACTAATTTTGCATCGAAAATCTATCCAAACCTAAACCATATGTATCAACACTGTCATAGCTGTACTACTTCAGAACAAAGCGAGCTTGAAGAAGTTTTCGCGCCTGAAGTTCTTGCAGATATCACCAAGTGGATACATAGCGTTGATCAAACAAAGTAA
- a CDS encoding SusC/RagA family TonB-linked outer membrane protein, producing MKIKYLKMKASFILTLFCVFQISALESLAQKFNIDLDGVKVTQVIEQIKEQSDYKFFYKDNVINEDWKVDIHSDSEDINEVLNQLFRNFPVSFVIQKKQIILKEKEKSSTTSSADMQGFIDGTVKDETNFPIMGATVWLKNSRIGAVTDEDGKFRIQAATGDTLVFSFIGFKTKEHVLGNEKNLVIQLKTDVSGLDQVTVVSTGYQKINKERATGSFSTISGEELQEVPVNNVMHQLEGRVPGLQIEILESDNTFVYDNLEREQEGNTSYNFQIRGQSTIDGNTSPLIVIDGAPTELDIKNINSADVENITFLKDAAAASIYGARAANGVIVIDTKKGKKGKMRINFSHTNTFSTKPSISGLPLMNSSQILDLEQELVDKNIIADPAQAGALYSSYPVSEGVENMLEYERGNISLEEREARLNNLRERNNYNQITKYLMQPASANTYNLSLSGGNNNYNYFTSASYSKEETQRKGSEGEKMTFTINQNFKLFDYADVSTSLKGSFFNFDENGIGLQPLAGQRYSYLPYDRLRDENGNNVSFAREFYRDQITEFEDAGYLPWEYSYLNELENKNSTAQEQNYSANIQVSLPIYKGLNASGTYLIERSNRSRPTLYNEETYYTRNAINSATYLDPATNSITRGLPLGSIYRTNRSILTSQTTRAQLNYNERFKDHAIDAIAGIEFRETREEVSSGTLYGYNEKTQTSVDVVSLNYTTVEGWNSTLNYGNVLTDQRRRFLSYYGNAAYTYKGKYVISGSARLDDYNNFGVDKSYRRTPLWSTGLKWNASKESFLKNIEVINNLSFRASYGFNGNISLTTFPFTKISIANTDYNLSQLPYAFVSAAANPALRWEKTGILNIGVDFGLLDNRISGSLEYYKKNSDDLIQEFPVSEFYGVPNSTLTRNTSTLEGKGVDLSLNGIWIQSKNFTASSNFIFTYNTNEVTDSRFENYSTYLNGSGSTPPIVDYPLNSVFAFRSAGLDENGAFQVYDRNDEIVGPNELLTEIEDMKYMGTRTPKYYGSLNTTLKYKQFSLYVLATYKMGYKLFKPTFDNYISRFNEFTGYNLNTDIADRWREPGDENSTNIPGVLGLGGYSYSRYRLSEDQVISGDHIRLREISLSYDFSKVLQESFIRGASLSFTARNLGLLWRANNDDIDPDFLPYTTGNQIRPTPTAMYSIGLNVNF from the coding sequence ATGAAAATAAAGTACTTGAAGATGAAAGCTTCATTCATTTTAACCTTGTTTTGTGTTTTTCAGATTTCTGCATTAGAAAGCCTGGCGCAAAAATTTAATATCGATCTGGATGGGGTTAAGGTTACCCAGGTTATAGAACAGATTAAGGAACAAAGTGATTATAAGTTTTTCTATAAAGATAATGTGATTAATGAAGACTGGAAGGTAGACATTCATAGCGATAGTGAAGATATAAATGAGGTCTTAAATCAGTTATTTCGAAATTTCCCGGTAAGTTTCGTAATTCAGAAAAAGCAAATTATCCTCAAAGAAAAAGAAAAATCATCTACAACTAGTAGCGCCGATATGCAAGGTTTTATCGATGGTACCGTAAAAGATGAAACCAACTTTCCTATTATGGGAGCAACAGTATGGTTAAAAAATTCTCGGATAGGTGCAGTTACAGATGAAGACGGTAAATTTAGAATCCAGGCTGCTACTGGCGATACACTTGTCTTTAGCTTTATAGGTTTTAAAACCAAAGAGCATGTGCTGGGAAACGAAAAAAACTTAGTTATCCAACTAAAAACCGATGTTAGTGGTTTAGATCAAGTTACTGTGGTTTCTACCGGTTATCAAAAAATCAATAAAGAACGTGCAACAGGTTCGTTTTCTACGATTAGCGGCGAAGAGCTTCAAGAAGTACCAGTAAACAATGTAATGCATCAGTTGGAAGGGAGAGTTCCTGGTTTGCAAATCGAAATTTTAGAATCTGATAATACATTTGTTTACGACAATCTTGAAAGAGAACAGGAGGGGAATACCAGCTATAATTTTCAAATTAGAGGCCAGTCGACTATTGATGGTAATACAAGTCCGCTGATTGTTATTGATGGCGCCCCAACCGAGCTGGATATAAAAAATATAAATAGTGCTGATGTCGAGAATATAACATTTCTAAAAGATGCTGCCGCTGCTTCTATTTATGGGGCTAGGGCTGCAAATGGAGTAATTGTGATTGATACTAAAAAAGGCAAAAAAGGTAAAATGAGAATTAATTTTTCTCATACCAATACTTTCTCAACAAAACCTTCTATATCAGGTCTTCCTTTAATGAATTCTAGCCAGATATTGGATTTGGAACAGGAACTTGTAGATAAGAATATTATTGCAGATCCTGCACAGGCAGGAGCACTTTATAGTTCCTATCCTGTAAGTGAAGGAGTAGAGAATATGTTGGAGTACGAACGTGGAAATATTAGTTTGGAAGAGCGCGAAGCGCGTTTAAATAATTTGCGAGAAAGAAATAATTATAATCAAATCACCAAATATTTAATGCAACCGGCCTCTGCTAATACTTATAATTTATCACTTAGTGGAGGAAATAATAATTATAATTATTTCACATCGGCATCTTATTCAAAAGAAGAAACACAACGAAAAGGTTCAGAAGGTGAGAAAATGACATTTACCATAAATCAAAATTTTAAACTGTTTGATTATGCAGATGTAAGCACTAGCCTTAAAGGTTCCTTTTTTAATTTTGATGAGAACGGGATAGGTTTACAACCATTAGCTGGGCAGCGTTATTCTTACTTACCTTATGATAGACTTCGTGATGAAAATGGTAATAATGTTAGTTTTGCCCGTGAATTTTATCGTGATCAAATTACAGAATTTGAAGATGCGGGTTATTTACCTTGGGAATACAGTTATTTAAATGAATTAGAAAACAAAAACTCAACTGCTCAGGAGCAAAACTATTCTGCTAATATTCAGGTTTCCCTACCTATATATAAAGGATTGAATGCATCTGGAACGTATTTGATAGAGCGTTCTAACAGAAGTAGACCTACATTATACAATGAAGAAACGTACTACACAAGAAATGCTATAAATAGTGCAACTTATTTAGATCCTGCTACCAATTCTATTACTAGAGGATTGCCATTAGGTTCAATTTATCGAACAAACCGAAGTATTTTAACAAGCCAGACTACAAGAGCGCAATTAAATTATAATGAACGTTTTAAGGATCATGCAATCGATGCTATTGCCGGCATAGAATTTAGAGAAACCAGGGAAGAAGTATCATCAGGGACCTTATACGGTTATAACGAAAAAACGCAAACTTCGGTAGATGTGGTTTCTTTAAATTATACTACCGTAGAGGGGTGGAATTCAACCTTAAATTATGGTAATGTCTTAACGGACCAAAGAAGAAGATTTTTGTCTTATTATGGAAATGCAGCCTATACATATAAGGGAAAATACGTGATTTCAGGTAGCGCCAGACTGGATGATTATAACAATTTTGGAGTAGATAAAAGTTATAGAAGAACACCTTTATGGTCTACCGGTCTTAAATGGAATGCAAGTAAAGAATCTTTCCTAAAAAATATAGAAGTAATAAATAATCTAAGTTTCAGAGCTTCCTATGGTTTTAACGGAAATATAAGTTTAACAACATTTCCTTTTACTAAAATTTCAATTGCCAATACCGATTATAATCTTTCGCAATTGCCTTATGCATTTGTATCTGCAGCTGCCAATCCTGCCTTAAGATGGGAGAAAACTGGGATATTAAATATTGGTGTTGATTTTGGATTATTAGACAATAGAATTTCAGGAAGTTTAGAATATTATAAAAAAAATAGTGATGATTTAATTCAGGAATTCCCGGTATCAGAATTTTATGGAGTTCCGAATAGTACACTTACAAGAAATACATCAACCTTAGAGGGGAAAGGAGTAGATTTAAGCCTGAATGGTATTTGGATACAATCCAAAAATTTCACAGCAAGTTCTAATTTCATTTTTACATATAATACAAATGAAGTTACCGATTCTCGTTTCGAAAATTATTCAACGTATCTAAACGGTTCAGGAAGTACTCCTCCAATTGTCGATTATCCATTAAATAGTGTATTTGCGTTTCGCTCTGCTGGATTAGATGAAAATGGAGCATTCCAGGTTTACGATCGCAATGATGAAATTGTTGGGCCTAATGAGTTATTGACGGAAATAGAGGATATGAAATATATGGGAACTAGAACACCTAAATATTACGGAAGTCTAAATACAACGCTAAAATACAAGCAATTTTCGTTGTATGTTTTAGCTACCTATAAAATGGGTTATAAATTGTTTAAGCCTACATTCGATAATTACATTTCACGTTTTAATGAATTTACCGGTTATAATTTGAATACAGATATTGCCGATAGATGGCGTGAACCGGGAGATGAAAATTCTACAAATATACCGGGTGTTTTAGGTTTAGGAGGATACTCTTATTCAAGATATAGATTAAGTGAAGATCAGGTAATCTCTGGGGATCATATTCGATTAAGAGAAATTTCCCTTAGTTATGATTTTTCTAAAGTACTGCAAGAAAGCTTTATAAGAGGAGCTTCCTTATCATTTACCGCTCGTAATCTTGGACTTTTATGGCGAGCTAATAACGACGACATAGATCCAGATTTTTTACCCTACACTACAGGAAATCAAATAAGACCTACACCTACAGCGATGTATTCTATAGGCTTAAATGTTAACTTTTAA
- a CDS encoding TlpA family protein disulfide reductase, with protein sequence MRKIRILLGILLVQFTINAQQTEQIFSVSPKLPNPGDQVTLNYNPENTVLKDAKEIQAVIYINADHKWSASDLNFQETEDNHWKASYKLPENTALISCVFKSDTLVDKGGATTYSWLLDKEPGSYASWGILRSKILQEESIAIVSDSAYISSEVGLMWINKEIEKFPESRNLYFYEGLKLMQDSKEGEHSNRIQNEIRYVLEQDLSKLQQYKLQQSLQLLDKEKSKFFIDSVNDVLLKRYPKGVLARDNEIKRLFTESDVQKKIGEFEEFQSDFPKEDFKEVFTFTEDLYYDKLYRTIAYRYITENGDYSFVFDNLKDAGFYNLVDYSWHFVSIPYNNESIAVDSLNTIASKIIPELEVWENEIPKKYEGRLSLQEWKQKAQEASAREYLTYAKILNELKDYKAEDHYLEKVKPFYSYENTDFNELYVDYLRRHNNKEEAIDFIKESLSRNNTTAQMLSILKENFLAKNGNNANFEAYISDIKSGDAQNQFKEELIAEIINKPIEDFELESSLGGTVKLSDQKGKIVIIDMWATWCAPCKKAMPGMKMAVDKYAEDKNVKFYFLDTQEYISDYKKKTVEFIEENNYPFEILYDAKNPESGKFDDTYAKYSKAFEFSGIPQKMIIDQHGKLRWRSTGYSGSPSELADEISIIIEYLKSEK encoded by the coding sequence ATGCGAAAAATAAGAATATTGCTAGGTATATTATTAGTGCAGTTCACTATAAATGCCCAGCAAACCGAGCAAATTTTTTCTGTAAGTCCAAAATTACCTAATCCAGGAGATCAGGTTACCTTAAACTATAATCCAGAGAATACAGTATTAAAAGATGCTAAAGAGATTCAGGCGGTGATCTACATAAATGCAGATCATAAATGGTCGGCTAGCGATCTAAATTTTCAAGAAACCGAAGATAATCATTGGAAGGCCTCATATAAATTACCTGAGAATACAGCTCTTATAAGCTGCGTATTTAAATCGGATACTTTAGTAGATAAAGGTGGAGCAACTACGTATTCTTGGTTGCTCGATAAAGAGCCGGGCTCTTATGCTAGCTGGGGTATCCTAAGGTCTAAAATTTTGCAAGAGGAAAGTATTGCAATAGTAAGCGATAGTGCCTATATCTCTAGCGAGGTTGGATTAATGTGGATCAATAAAGAAATAGAGAAATTTCCTGAAAGCCGAAATCTATATTTTTATGAAGGGCTAAAATTAATGCAAGATTCTAAAGAAGGCGAGCATAGCAACCGAATTCAGAATGAAATTAGGTATGTCTTAGAACAGGATCTTTCTAAACTTCAGCAATATAAACTTCAGCAATCACTTCAGTTATTAGATAAAGAAAAATCTAAATTTTTCATTGATTCTGTAAATGACGTTTTATTGAAAAGATATCCTAAAGGAGTTTTAGCTAGAGATAACGAAATTAAGCGTTTATTTACCGAAAGTGATGTTCAGAAAAAGATTGGCGAATTTGAAGAATTTCAATCTGACTTTCCCAAAGAAGATTTTAAAGAGGTCTTTACCTTTACCGAAGACTTATATTACGACAAATTATACAGAACTATAGCTTATAGATATATTACAGAAAACGGAGATTATAGCTTTGTTTTCGATAACCTTAAAGATGCAGGTTTTTATAATCTGGTAGATTATAGCTGGCATTTTGTAAGTATTCCCTATAATAATGAATCTATAGCAGTGGATAGTTTAAATACCATTGCAAGCAAAATCATACCCGAATTAGAAGTATGGGAAAATGAAATTCCTAAAAAATACGAAGGGAGATTATCACTGCAAGAATGGAAACAAAAAGCACAGGAAGCATCTGCGCGAGAATATTTAACCTATGCTAAAATTCTCAACGAATTAAAAGATTATAAAGCTGAAGATCATTATTTAGAAAAAGTAAAACCATTTTATAGCTATGAAAATACAGATTTTAATGAGCTTTATGTAGATTATTTAAGAAGGCATAATAATAAAGAAGAAGCGATTGATTTTATTAAAGAAAGTCTTTCCCGTAATAATACTACAGCGCAAATGCTTTCTATACTGAAAGAAAATTTTTTAGCAAAGAATGGAAATAATGCCAATTTTGAAGCGTATATAAGCGATATTAAATCTGGCGATGCTCAAAATCAATTTAAAGAAGAATTGATTGCTGAAATAATTAACAAACCTATTGAAGATTTTGAACTGGAAAGTTCTTTAGGCGGAACGGTAAAACTATCCGATCAAAAAGGGAAAATCGTTATTATCGATATGTGGGCTACATGGTGTGCTCCTTGTAAAAAAGCAATGCCCGGGATGAAGATGGCGGTAGATAAGTATGCTGAAGATAAAAATGTAAAATTTTACTTCTTAGATACTCAAGAATATATTTCAGATTACAAAAAGAAAACAGTAGAATTTATCGAGGAAAATAATTATCCTTTCGAAATTCTTTACGATGCTAAAAATCCTGAATCAGGAAAGTTCGACGATACTTATGCTAAATACTCAAAGGCATTCGAATTTTCAGGAATTCCACAAAAAATGATTATCGATCAGCATGGAAAATTAAGGTGGCGATCTACCGGTTACTCCGGAAGCCCAAGCGAACTGGCTGACGAAATTTCTATCATCATCGAGTATTTAAAATCTGAAAAATAA
- a CDS encoding RagB/SusD family nutrient uptake outer membrane protein has protein sequence MKLNYIYTFLLIIVTTLVSCDDYVDIKTEGILYPEDTENYRYLLNNTPIYDLSYSLVDVPSDDISMRYDHAQYFEENAANSEFNRPFKDTYIFADSIYHTGEADSEIKTMYEGLYSANVVITEVLESTSGTEQEKIALRGEALVHRAYLFLNLVNTFGKAYDASTASTDLGIPIFTEPTSDGDIKRATVQQVYDQIISDLTEATNSGLPGVRSGTEVGFPSKSSAHALLARTYLYMGNYTEALENAEKSLALQNTLLDLKNYTQTPDFSWPRRIEDPELILSKTTIRSYAYLPTLLSLSDELLNSFDNTDLRYQLYTRSNEELSYGSISEGRSYCKARLTGENRNAGPTVPEMYLIKAECLARAGSTDAAMETINTLREARFRAEDYYDLSASDAEDALIKVLAERRRELMGKGGFRFFDLKRLNKEPRFAKTVEHEYLNETYTLEPGGDRYQFPFASTLFQYAPNLEQNP, from the coding sequence ATGAAATTAAATTATATATATACCTTTTTATTGATCATAGTTACAACATTAGTGAGTTGTGATGATTATGTCGATATAAAGACAGAAGGGATTTTATATCCTGAAGATACCGAAAATTATAGGTACTTATTAAATAATACCCCTATTTACGATCTTTCATATAGCCTGGTAGATGTACCATCAGATGATATTTCTATGCGCTACGATCATGCTCAATATTTTGAAGAAAATGCAGCAAATTCAGAGTTTAATCGTCCATTTAAAGATACTTATATTTTTGCAGACTCTATTTATCATACGGGTGAAGCAGATAGTGAAATAAAAACCATGTACGAAGGTCTTTATAGTGCCAATGTGGTTATTACTGAAGTTTTAGAAAGTACAAGTGGTACTGAGCAAGAGAAAATAGCCTTAAGGGGAGAAGCATTGGTGCATAGAGCCTATTTATTTCTTAATCTGGTAAATACATTTGGGAAAGCATACGATGCCAGCACGGCCAGTACAGATTTAGGAATTCCGATATTTACTGAGCCAACTTCAGATGGAGATATAAAAAGAGCAACAGTTCAGCAAGTTTACGATCAAATAATTTCTGATTTAACCGAAGCAACCAATTCAGGCTTGCCTGGGGTTCGAAGTGGTACTGAAGTTGGTTTTCCGTCTAAATCCAGTGCACATGCTTTATTGGCAAGAACCTATTTATATATGGGAAATTACACTGAAGCTCTAGAAAATGCTGAAAAAAGCCTTGCGTTACAAAATACATTGTTGGATTTAAAGAATTATACACAGACACCAGATTTTAGTTGGCCTCGCAGAATAGAAGATCCCGAATTGATTTTATCGAAAACGACCATAAGATCTTATGCTTACCTGCCAACTTTACTATCGCTTAGCGACGAATTACTAAATAGTTTTGATAATACCGATTTACGCTATCAACTTTATACAAGATCTAATGAAGAGCTTTCTTATGGATCTATTTCTGAAGGAAGATCGTATTGTAAAGCAAGATTAACCGGCGAAAATCGTAATGCCGGGCCAACAGTGCCAGAAATGTATTTAATTAAAGCAGAATGTTTAGCTCGTGCCGGTAGTACAGATGCAGCGATGGAAACTATAAATACACTAAGAGAAGCGCGTTTTAGAGCAGAAGATTATTATGATTTAAGTGCAAGCGATGCAGAAGATGCTTTAATAAAAGTGCTTGCAGAGAGAAGACGTGAACTTATGGGAAAAGGCGGATTTAGGTTTTTCGATCTAAAACGTCTTAATAAAGAACCTCGATTTGCCAAAACTGTGGAGCATGAATATTTAAATGAAACCTATACGTTAGAGCCGGGAGGTGATAGATATCAATTTCCTTTCGCTTCCACTTTATTTCAGTATGCGCCCAATTTAGAGCAAAATCCATAA